The following proteins are co-located in the Bombus pyrosoma isolate SC7728 linkage group LG12, ASM1482585v1, whole genome shotgun sequence genome:
- the LOC122573369 gene encoding tyrosine-protein phosphatase 10D isoform X2: MISLRMKDVAVDSPRPISRLRGNLLLLLTLLAEVTYSADLAIEIPGNLSQGGSWYRLDYSPAVGYPPPNTTIAATDIGDVIKFKDGLPGTRYEFWLYYSNSTLHDWLTWTASITTAPDPPSNLTVSVRNGKTAIVYWAPPAQGNYSGFRLRVQSFSDTGNPKTSVIPADAVPYVLRDLIPGATYSLQLFTVLDTKESVAYTSRNFTTKPNTPGKFIVWFRNETTLLVLWQPPYPAGIYTHYKVSIDPADAIESVLYVEKEGEPPGPAQAAFKGLVPGRAYNISVQTVSEDETSAPTTAQYRTVPLRPLNVTFDKSSITSTSFRVFWNRPEGNSEFDKYQISLGGNRRLAPVTRNRDDESKWEFKDLEPGKTYQVVVKTVSGKVTSWPANGDVTLKPLPVRDLRTVIDEKTGMVEVSWHPENSSTQDSYKLQYHEVETTIGGDSNMLTTDKTKVTLEALLPGRNYSIIVQAISNKIESNETVLYQVTRPSSPIIEDLRPTEMGLNISWKSDVNSRQEKFEVTHNRNDTGESATTLTTESHIVLEDLYPGAAYEVKVFAISHGLRSEPHDYLQAVLPHPPKNLSIEKVTSNTVVVHWEAPTDSLYSEFSIRYRTEDDPRWVKLPSVRETEAEVADMTAGEKYTIQVNTVSYGVESLYPLQVNHTVRPNPVLNITPIIDSTNVTLEWPRPEGRIETYVIRWWPVENPQDIRSKNVTESNDVTSVLFEENSVQRVLVSDLMPGVQYSFVIYTVSYNLFSDITNLTTRTMPLIQSEVVVVVDQDQPDSLTLRYTRTPVQSSKFDLYRFRISDENNTTKERMVDDIDTKVTFTGLIPGKLYNVTVWTVSDNVESRPLLRQDRLYPEPVTSIQAIEVNDTRITLTWDIPRGQYDAFEVQYINTEENYIQNVTSTNLITISDLKPHRNYTFTLVVRSGTASSYLRISNPVSASFTTSESYPGKVEKFHPTDIQPSDISFEWSLPSQEQNGIIRKYTITYGLEGSAHTQMQDFRPNEYRGIVKSLIPGKTYIFRIQAQTRIGFGPEAVWKQKMPILAPPKPSTQVVPTEVCRSSTTIQIRFRKNYFSEQNGAVTSYTIIVAEDDSKNASGLEMPSWRDVQAYSIWPPYQVMEPYYPFKNGSVEDFTIGSENCDNKIGYCNGPLKSGSTYRVKVRAFTAPDKFTDTSYSFPIQTDKDNTAIIVGVTVPIVLLLTLLGIGLLVRRRRSQGRKTTETRTTDNLSLPDSVIDTSRPIKIEDFSEHYRTMSADSDFRFSEEFEELKHVGRDQPCTAADLPCNRPKNRFTNILPYDHSRFKLQPVDDEEGSDYINANYVPGHNSPREFIVTQGPLHSTRDDFWRMVWESNSRAIVMLTRCIEKGREKCDHYWPMDTHPVYYGDICVTILNETHYPDWSITEFMLCRGDVKRVIQHFHFTTWPDFGVPSPPQTLARFVRAFRERVRPDQRPIVVHCSAGVGRSGTFITLDRILQQILVSKYVDIFGIVWAMRKERVWMVQTEQQYICIHQCLLAVLEGQDMTGPPREIHDNQGFEGVTSCLYSVFA, translated from the exons GTCACGTATTCGGCGGATCTCGCAATTGAGATACCAGGAAACTTGAGTCAAGGCGGTTCCTGGTATCGTTTAGACTACAGTCCTGCCGTTGGTTATCCGCCGCCAAATACCACCATAGCCGCTACCGACATCGGTGATGTGATCAAATTCAAGGACGGACTTCCTGGCACTAGATACGAATTTTGGTTATACTATAGCAATAGCACGCTTCACGATTGGCTGACATGGACTGCGTCGATAACTACAG CCCCGGATCCGCCATCGAACCTCACGGTCTCGGTACGAAATGGAAAGACGGCGATAGTTTATTGGGCGCCACCAGCCCAAGGCAATTATTCCGGTTTTCGGTTAAGGGTGCAAAGTTTCAGCGATACCGGAAATCCAAAAACCAGCGTCATTCCTGCGGACGCGGTCCCCTACGTGCTACGTGATCTCATCCCTGGGGCTACGTATTCTCTTCAGCTTTTCACCGTGTTAGACACCAAAGAAAGCGTGGCGTACACCAGCAGGAATTTCACCACCA AACCCAACACACCGGGCAAGTTTATCGTGTGGTTTAGGAACGAGACGACTTTGCTAGTCCTCTGGCAACCGCCCTATCCTGCTGGCATTTACACCCATTACAAAGTTAGTATAGATCCCGCTGATGCCATAGAATCCGTTCTTTACGTGGAGAAGGAAGGAGAACCTCCTGGGCCTGCACAGGCTGCTTTCAAAGGACTCGTCCCTG GCAGAGCTTACAATATTTCCGTTCAAACGGTGTCAGAGGACGAAACCTCCGCTCCCACGACTGCTCAGTATCGGACGGTGCCATTACGTCCCCTCAACGTTACGTTCGACAAGTCTTCCATAACGTCCACTTCCTTTCGCGTTTTCTGGAATCGGCCCGAAGGAAACTCCGAATTTGACAAGTATCAGATATCTTTGGGAGGCAACAGAAGACTAGCGCCGGTTACCAGGAACAGAGACGACGAGAGCAAATGGGAATTCAAAGACCTAGAGCCGGGCAAAACTTACCAGGTGGTTGTGAAGACAGTCTCGGGCAAGGTTACCAGTTGGCCAGCTAACGGAGACGTTACTTTAA AACCGTTGCCCGTGCGGGATCTTCGCACTGTCATCGACGAAAAAACCGGCATGGTCGAGGTTTCTTGGCATCCTGAAAATTCAAGTACTCAGGATAGCTATAAGCTTCAATACCACGAAGTGGAAACTACGATCGGCGGCGATAGCAATATGTTAACAACTGATAAGACCAAG gtTACGTTAGAAGCTTTATTACCCGGCAGAAACTATTCGATAATCGTTCAGGCGATTAGCAATAAAATCGAATCAAACGAGACTGTGTTATACCAAGTCACACGACCCTCGAGTCCCATAATCGAGGATTTGAGGCCAACCGAGATGGGATTGAATATCTCATGGAAGAGCGACGTTAATTCGAGACAGGAGAAATTTGAAGTAACGCACAATAGGAACGATACTGGGGAGAGCGCGACTACGTTAACCACGGAATCTCATATAGTGCTGGAAGACCTTTATCCTGGTGCAGCGTACGAAGTTAAAGTTTTCGCCATTAGCCATGGTCTAAGGAGCGAACCACACGATTATCTTCAAGCCGTTT TGCCTCACCCACCAAAGAATTTAAGTATCGAGAAGGTAACGAGCAACACGGTTGTCGTGCATTGGGAGGCACCAACCGATTCGTTGTATTCCGAATTTTCGATACGATATCGAACGGAGGATGATCCAAGATGGGTAAAATTGCCCAGTGTTCGAGAAACGGAAGCGGAAGTGGCGGATATGACCGCAGGAGAGAAATACACGATTCAAGTGAATACCGTGAGTTACGGAGTCGAAAGTCTCTATCCCCTTCAAGTGAATCATACAGTTc GACCGAATCCGGTGCTTAATATAACCCCGATCATCGATTCAACGAACGTGACTCTAGAATGGCCAAGACCAGAGGGTAGAATCGAAACTTACGTGATAAGATGGTGGCCAGTCGAAAACCCTCAAGACATACGTAGCAAGAATGTCACGGAGAGTAACGACGTGACCAGCGttcttttcgaagaaaattcagtGCAAAGGGTGCTTGTTAGCGATCTGATGCCAGGTGTTCAATATTCCTTTGTAATCTACACGGTCTCTTATAATCTATTCAGTGATATCACCAATCTAACAACTAGAACAA TGCCGCTGATCCAATCGGAAGTCGTTGTGGTGGTCGATCAGGATCAGCCCGACTCGTTAACATTGAGATACACACGGACTCCCGTTCAGTCATCCAAGTTCGATTTGTATCGATTTCGGATTAGCGACGAGAACAACACGACGAAGGAGCGGATGGTCGACGACATCGACACCAAGGTGACGTTCACGGGCCTTATACCTGGTAAACTATACAACGTCACAGTTTGGACTGTCAGCGATAACGTGGAGAGCAGACCTTTGCTCAGGCAGGATCGACTTT ATCCCGAACCAGTCACATCCATTCAAGCAATAGAGGTGAATGATACAAGAATTACGTTAACCTGGGATATTCCGCGTGGACAGTACGACGCTTTCGAAGTTCAATATATAAACACGgaggaaaattatattcaaaatgtcaCGAGCACCAATTTAATAACAATCTCCGATTTGAAGCCGCAcagaaattatacttttacgTTGGTAGTACGTTCCGGTACGGCGTCCTCTTATTTGAGAATATCGAATCCTGTGAGCGCAAGCTTCACAACAAGCGAATCTTATCCTGGCAAGGTGGAAAAGTTTCATCCTACGGATATTCAGCCTAGTGATATTAGTTTCGAGTGGTCGTTACCTAGTCAGGAACAAAATGGAAtcattagaaaatatacaatCACGTATGGGCTGGAG GGTTCGGCTCATACTCAAATGCAGGACTTCAGGCCGAACGAATATCGCGGCATCGTAAAGTCTCTCATACCTGGAAAAACGTACATCTTTCGGATTCAAGCGCAAACGAGGATCGGCTTTGGTCCCGAAGCGGTGTGGAAGCAGAAAATGCCGATTCTGGCACCGCCGAAACCGTCCACCCAAGTAGTGCCAACGGAAGTGTGCAGGAGCAGTACCACGATACAGATACGGTTCCGGAAGAACTATTTCAGCGAGCAGAATGGCGCGGTTACGTCTTACACGATCATCGTGGCTGAAGATGACAGCAAGAACGCCTCTGGTTTGGAAATGCCCAGCTGGAGGGATGTCCAGGCGTACAGCATCTGGCCACCGTATCAG GTGATGGAACCTTACTATCCTTTCAAAAACGGCTCCGTGGAGGATTTCACGATCGGTAGCGAGAATTGCGACAACAAGATCGGATACTGTAACGGGCCATTGAAGTCTGGATCCACGTACAGAGTAAAAGTTCGAGCGTTCACCGCGCCGGACAAATTCACCGACACCAGTTACAGTTTTCCCATTCAAACAG ATAAGGACAATACGGCCATCATAGTTGGAGTCACGGTTCCAATAGTACTCTTATTGACCTTATTGGGCATTGGACTGCTGGTGAGGCGAAGAAGAAGTCAAGGACGTAAAACGACTGAAACGAGGACCACCGACAACTTGTCTTTACCAGATAGCGTGATCGATACTAG TCGGCCAATTAAGATAGAAGATTTTTCGGAACATTATCGCACGATGTCGGCGGATTCTGATTTCCGTTTTTCGGAAGAATTCGAAGAACTGAAGCACGTCGGAAGAGATCAACCGTGCACAGCTGCAGATTTACCGTGCAACAGGCCAAAGAATCGTTTCACGAATATTTTACCTTACGATCACAGCAGATTTAAGCTGCAACCTGTAGACGACGAAGAGGGTTCTGATTATATTAACGCCAATTACGTTCCC GGTCACAATTCTCCAAGAGAATTTATCGTCACGCAAGGACCTTTACACTCGACTCGCGACGATTTCTGGAGAATGGTGTGGGAAAGTAACAGCAGAGCCATCGTGATGTTAACGAGGTGTATCGAGAAGGGCAGAGAAAAATGTGATCACTATTGGCCTATGGATACCCATCCTGTTTATTACGGAGACATTTGCGTCAcgatattaaacgaaacgcATTACCCCGATTGGAGTATCACGGAATTCATGTTGTGCAGG GGTGACGTGAAGAGGGTCATTCAGCACTTCCATTTCACAACGTGGCCGGACTTTGGTGTTCCGAGTCCGCCTCAAACGTTAGCCAGATTCGTTCGGGCGTTCAGAGAGAGAGTTAGGCCAGATCAAAGGCCTATCGTCGTCCATTGCAGCGCAGGTGTTGGTCGCAGTGGTACATTCATCACCTTGGACAGAATACTTCAACAGATTTTGGTATCGAAGTACGTCGACATCTTTGGAATAGTCTGGGCAATGAGGAAGGAGCGTGTTTGGATGGTACAAACGGAACAGCAATACATTTGCATACATCAGTGTCTTCTGGCAGTGCTGGAAGGCCAAGATATGACAGGGCCACCACGGGAGATTCACGACAACCAAGGTTTCGAAG GCGTTACATCTTGTTTGTACAGCGTTTTTGCATGA
- the LOC122573369 gene encoding tyrosine-protein phosphatase 10D isoform X3 produces the protein MISLRMKDVAVDSPRPISRLRGNLLLLLTLLAEVTYSADLAIEIPGNLSQGGSWYRLDYSPAVGYPPPNTTIAATDIGDVIKFKDGLPGTRYEFWLYYSNSTLHDWLTWTASITTAPDPPSNLTVSVRNGKTAIVYWAPPAQGNYSGFRLRVQSFSDTGNPKTSVIPADAVPYVLRDLIPGATYSLQLFTVLDTKESVAYTSRNFTTKPNTPGKFIVWFRNETTLLVLWQPPYPAGIYTHYKVSIDPADAIESVLYVEKEGEPPGPAQAAFKGLVPGRAYNISVQTVSEDETSAPTTAQYRTVPLRPLNVTFDKSSITSTSFRVFWNRPEGNSEFDKYQISLGGNRRLAPVTRNRDDESKWEFKDLEPGKTYQVVVKTVSGKVTSWPANGDVTLKPLPVRDLRTVIDEKTGMVEVSWHPENSSTQDSYKLQYHEVETTIGGDSNMLTTDKTKVTLEALLPGRNYSIIVQAISNKIESNETVLYQVTRPSSPIIEDLRPTEMGLNISWKSDVNSRQEKFEVTHNRNDTGESATTLTTESHIVLEDLYPGAAYEVKVFAISHGLRSEPHDYLQAVLPHPPKNLSIEKVTSNTVVVHWEAPTDSLYSEFSIRYRTEDDPRWVKLPSVRETEAEVADMTAGEKYTIQVNTVSYGVESLYPLQVNHTVRPNPVLNITPIIDSTNVTLEWPRPEGRIETYVIRWWPVENPQDIRSKNVTESNDVTSVLFEENSVQRVLVSDLMPGVQYSFVIYTVSYNLFSDITNLTTRTMPLIQSEVVVVVDQDQPDSLTLRYTRTPVQSSKFDLYRFRISDENNTTKERMVDDIDTKVTFTGLIPGKLYNVTVWTVSDNVESRPLLRQDRLYPEPVTSIQAIEVNDTRITLTWDIPRGQYDAFEVQYINTEENYIQNVTSTNLITISDLKPHRNYTFTLVVRSGTASSYLRISNPVSASFTTSESYPGKVEKFHPTDIQPSDISFEWSLPSQEQNGIIRKYTITYGLEGSAHTQMQDFRPNEYRGIVKSLIPGKTYIFRIQAQTRIGFGPEAVWKQKMPILAPPKPSTQVVPTEVCRSSTTIQIRFRKNYFSEQNGAVTSYTIIVAEDDSKNASGLEMPSWRDVQAYSIWPPYQVMEPYYPFKNGSVEDFTIGSENCDNKIGYCNGPLKSGSTYRVKVRAFTAPDKFTDTSYSFPIQTDKDNTAIIVGVTVPIVLLLTLLGIGLLVRRRRSQGRKTTETRTTDNLSLPDSVIDTSRPIKIEDFSEHYRTMSADSDFRFSEEFEELKHVGRDQPCTAADLPCNRPKNRFTNILPYDHSRFKLQPVDDEEGSDYINANYVPGHNSPREFIVTQGPLHSTRDDFWRMVWESNSRAIVMLTRCIEKGREKCDHYWPMDTHPVYYGDICVTILNETHYPDWSITEFMLCRGDVKRVIQHFHFTTWPDFGVPSPPQTLARFVRAFRERVRPDQRPIVVHCSAGVGRSGTFITLDRILQQILVSKYVDIFGIVWAMRKERVWMVQTEQQYICIHQCLLAVLEGQDMTGPPREIHDNQGFEDDEGIAESGM, from the exons GTCACGTATTCGGCGGATCTCGCAATTGAGATACCAGGAAACTTGAGTCAAGGCGGTTCCTGGTATCGTTTAGACTACAGTCCTGCCGTTGGTTATCCGCCGCCAAATACCACCATAGCCGCTACCGACATCGGTGATGTGATCAAATTCAAGGACGGACTTCCTGGCACTAGATACGAATTTTGGTTATACTATAGCAATAGCACGCTTCACGATTGGCTGACATGGACTGCGTCGATAACTACAG CCCCGGATCCGCCATCGAACCTCACGGTCTCGGTACGAAATGGAAAGACGGCGATAGTTTATTGGGCGCCACCAGCCCAAGGCAATTATTCCGGTTTTCGGTTAAGGGTGCAAAGTTTCAGCGATACCGGAAATCCAAAAACCAGCGTCATTCCTGCGGACGCGGTCCCCTACGTGCTACGTGATCTCATCCCTGGGGCTACGTATTCTCTTCAGCTTTTCACCGTGTTAGACACCAAAGAAAGCGTGGCGTACACCAGCAGGAATTTCACCACCA AACCCAACACACCGGGCAAGTTTATCGTGTGGTTTAGGAACGAGACGACTTTGCTAGTCCTCTGGCAACCGCCCTATCCTGCTGGCATTTACACCCATTACAAAGTTAGTATAGATCCCGCTGATGCCATAGAATCCGTTCTTTACGTGGAGAAGGAAGGAGAACCTCCTGGGCCTGCACAGGCTGCTTTCAAAGGACTCGTCCCTG GCAGAGCTTACAATATTTCCGTTCAAACGGTGTCAGAGGACGAAACCTCCGCTCCCACGACTGCTCAGTATCGGACGGTGCCATTACGTCCCCTCAACGTTACGTTCGACAAGTCTTCCATAACGTCCACTTCCTTTCGCGTTTTCTGGAATCGGCCCGAAGGAAACTCCGAATTTGACAAGTATCAGATATCTTTGGGAGGCAACAGAAGACTAGCGCCGGTTACCAGGAACAGAGACGACGAGAGCAAATGGGAATTCAAAGACCTAGAGCCGGGCAAAACTTACCAGGTGGTTGTGAAGACAGTCTCGGGCAAGGTTACCAGTTGGCCAGCTAACGGAGACGTTACTTTAA AACCGTTGCCCGTGCGGGATCTTCGCACTGTCATCGACGAAAAAACCGGCATGGTCGAGGTTTCTTGGCATCCTGAAAATTCAAGTACTCAGGATAGCTATAAGCTTCAATACCACGAAGTGGAAACTACGATCGGCGGCGATAGCAATATGTTAACAACTGATAAGACCAAG gtTACGTTAGAAGCTTTATTACCCGGCAGAAACTATTCGATAATCGTTCAGGCGATTAGCAATAAAATCGAATCAAACGAGACTGTGTTATACCAAGTCACACGACCCTCGAGTCCCATAATCGAGGATTTGAGGCCAACCGAGATGGGATTGAATATCTCATGGAAGAGCGACGTTAATTCGAGACAGGAGAAATTTGAAGTAACGCACAATAGGAACGATACTGGGGAGAGCGCGACTACGTTAACCACGGAATCTCATATAGTGCTGGAAGACCTTTATCCTGGTGCAGCGTACGAAGTTAAAGTTTTCGCCATTAGCCATGGTCTAAGGAGCGAACCACACGATTATCTTCAAGCCGTTT TGCCTCACCCACCAAAGAATTTAAGTATCGAGAAGGTAACGAGCAACACGGTTGTCGTGCATTGGGAGGCACCAACCGATTCGTTGTATTCCGAATTTTCGATACGATATCGAACGGAGGATGATCCAAGATGGGTAAAATTGCCCAGTGTTCGAGAAACGGAAGCGGAAGTGGCGGATATGACCGCAGGAGAGAAATACACGATTCAAGTGAATACCGTGAGTTACGGAGTCGAAAGTCTCTATCCCCTTCAAGTGAATCATACAGTTc GACCGAATCCGGTGCTTAATATAACCCCGATCATCGATTCAACGAACGTGACTCTAGAATGGCCAAGACCAGAGGGTAGAATCGAAACTTACGTGATAAGATGGTGGCCAGTCGAAAACCCTCAAGACATACGTAGCAAGAATGTCACGGAGAGTAACGACGTGACCAGCGttcttttcgaagaaaattcagtGCAAAGGGTGCTTGTTAGCGATCTGATGCCAGGTGTTCAATATTCCTTTGTAATCTACACGGTCTCTTATAATCTATTCAGTGATATCACCAATCTAACAACTAGAACAA TGCCGCTGATCCAATCGGAAGTCGTTGTGGTGGTCGATCAGGATCAGCCCGACTCGTTAACATTGAGATACACACGGACTCCCGTTCAGTCATCCAAGTTCGATTTGTATCGATTTCGGATTAGCGACGAGAACAACACGACGAAGGAGCGGATGGTCGACGACATCGACACCAAGGTGACGTTCACGGGCCTTATACCTGGTAAACTATACAACGTCACAGTTTGGACTGTCAGCGATAACGTGGAGAGCAGACCTTTGCTCAGGCAGGATCGACTTT ATCCCGAACCAGTCACATCCATTCAAGCAATAGAGGTGAATGATACAAGAATTACGTTAACCTGGGATATTCCGCGTGGACAGTACGACGCTTTCGAAGTTCAATATATAAACACGgaggaaaattatattcaaaatgtcaCGAGCACCAATTTAATAACAATCTCCGATTTGAAGCCGCAcagaaattatacttttacgTTGGTAGTACGTTCCGGTACGGCGTCCTCTTATTTGAGAATATCGAATCCTGTGAGCGCAAGCTTCACAACAAGCGAATCTTATCCTGGCAAGGTGGAAAAGTTTCATCCTACGGATATTCAGCCTAGTGATATTAGTTTCGAGTGGTCGTTACCTAGTCAGGAACAAAATGGAAtcattagaaaatatacaatCACGTATGGGCTGGAG GGTTCGGCTCATACTCAAATGCAGGACTTCAGGCCGAACGAATATCGCGGCATCGTAAAGTCTCTCATACCTGGAAAAACGTACATCTTTCGGATTCAAGCGCAAACGAGGATCGGCTTTGGTCCCGAAGCGGTGTGGAAGCAGAAAATGCCGATTCTGGCACCGCCGAAACCGTCCACCCAAGTAGTGCCAACGGAAGTGTGCAGGAGCAGTACCACGATACAGATACGGTTCCGGAAGAACTATTTCAGCGAGCAGAATGGCGCGGTTACGTCTTACACGATCATCGTGGCTGAAGATGACAGCAAGAACGCCTCTGGTTTGGAAATGCCCAGCTGGAGGGATGTCCAGGCGTACAGCATCTGGCCACCGTATCAG GTGATGGAACCTTACTATCCTTTCAAAAACGGCTCCGTGGAGGATTTCACGATCGGTAGCGAGAATTGCGACAACAAGATCGGATACTGTAACGGGCCATTGAAGTCTGGATCCACGTACAGAGTAAAAGTTCGAGCGTTCACCGCGCCGGACAAATTCACCGACACCAGTTACAGTTTTCCCATTCAAACAG ATAAGGACAATACGGCCATCATAGTTGGAGTCACGGTTCCAATAGTACTCTTATTGACCTTATTGGGCATTGGACTGCTGGTGAGGCGAAGAAGAAGTCAAGGACGTAAAACGACTGAAACGAGGACCACCGACAACTTGTCTTTACCAGATAGCGTGATCGATACTAG TCGGCCAATTAAGATAGAAGATTTTTCGGAACATTATCGCACGATGTCGGCGGATTCTGATTTCCGTTTTTCGGAAGAATTCGAAGAACTGAAGCACGTCGGAAGAGATCAACCGTGCACAGCTGCAGATTTACCGTGCAACAGGCCAAAGAATCGTTTCACGAATATTTTACCTTACGATCACAGCAGATTTAAGCTGCAACCTGTAGACGACGAAGAGGGTTCTGATTATATTAACGCCAATTACGTTCCC GGTCACAATTCTCCAAGAGAATTTATCGTCACGCAAGGACCTTTACACTCGACTCGCGACGATTTCTGGAGAATGGTGTGGGAAAGTAACAGCAGAGCCATCGTGATGTTAACGAGGTGTATCGAGAAGGGCAGAGAAAAATGTGATCACTATTGGCCTATGGATACCCATCCTGTTTATTACGGAGACATTTGCGTCAcgatattaaacgaaacgcATTACCCCGATTGGAGTATCACGGAATTCATGTTGTGCAGG GGTGACGTGAAGAGGGTCATTCAGCACTTCCATTTCACAACGTGGCCGGACTTTGGTGTTCCGAGTCCGCCTCAAACGTTAGCCAGATTCGTTCGGGCGTTCAGAGAGAGAGTTAGGCCAGATCAAAGGCCTATCGTCGTCCATTGCAGCGCAGGTGTTGGTCGCAGTGGTACATTCATCACCTTGGACAGAATACTTCAACAGATTTTGGTATCGAAGTACGTCGACATCTTTGGAATAGTCTGGGCAATGAGGAAGGAGCGTGTTTGGATGGTACAAACGGAACAGCAATACATTTGCATACATCAGTGTCTTCTGGCAGTGCTGGAAGGCCAAGATATGACAGGGCCACCACGGGAGATTCACGACAACCAAGGTTTCGAAG ACGACGAAGGAATAGCAGAATCAGGAATGTGA